From a region of the Cognatiyoonia koreensis genome:
- a CDS encoding LacI family DNA-binding transcriptional regulator, which translates to MAATLKDVANRAGVSTSAVSRTFTDGASVSVKMRRKVEKAAAELGYSPNFLARSLTTRRTKLIGLVSNNFHNPVFLEVFDLFTRALQERGLRPLLVNLSNETDPENSVQMLHQYSVDGVIVASSTLPPAFSKAFRDKKIPVVNTFGRYSSSPEVHVVGIDNAEAGRMAASELVSRGYKRVAFLGGPESATSTQDRLKGFREELRNHPDVSVSHSFATQYSFQAGRTEMLRLAKDDLAEAYFCGDDVLSIGVLSALKDVGKRVPEDVGLIGFNDMEMSSWESIALTTVRQPIKQIVNSSVELMAAMLDEPDRYPEARLFPCRVIERATLRMRSDGQTL; encoded by the coding sequence ATGGCAGCCACCCTCAAGGATGTCGCGAACAGGGCCGGTGTGTCGACATCAGCGGTCTCGCGCACGTTTACGGATGGTGCGTCAGTGTCGGTCAAAATGCGGCGCAAAGTCGAAAAGGCGGCGGCGGAACTGGGGTATAGCCCCAATTTCCTCGCCCGGAGCCTGACGACACGGCGCACAAAGCTGATCGGCCTCGTGTCCAACAACTTCCACAACCCTGTCTTCCTCGAAGTCTTCGACCTGTTCACCCGTGCCTTGCAGGAACGGGGATTGCGCCCGCTGCTGGTCAACCTGTCCAATGAAACCGATCCCGAAAACTCGGTGCAAATGCTGCACCAGTATTCGGTCGACGGTGTGATCGTCGCCTCCTCGACCTTGCCGCCCGCGTTCAGCAAGGCATTCCGGGACAAGAAGATCCCCGTCGTGAACACGTTCGGCCGCTATTCCAGCAGCCCCGAAGTGCATGTGGTCGGCATCGACAACGCCGAAGCCGGGCGCATGGCCGCAAGCGAGTTGGTATCGCGGGGATACAAGCGGGTCGCGTTTCTCGGCGGGCCGGAATCCGCAACCTCCACGCAGGACCGGCTCAAAGGCTTCCGCGAAGAACTGCGCAACCACCCGGACGTCAGCGTCAGCCATTCCTTCGCTACGCAATATTCGTTTCAGGCAGGGCGCACAGAAATGCTGCGACTGGCCAAAGACGATCTGGCAGAGGCGTATTTCTGCGGCGACGACGTCCTGTCCATCGGCGTGCTCAGCGCTTTGAAAGACGTTGGCAAACGCGTCCCCGAAGACGTCGGACTGATCGGCTTCAACGACATGGAAATGTCCAGTTGGGAAAGCATCGCGCTGACAACGGTGCGCCAACCGATCAAGCAGATCGTGAACTCGTCCGTCGAACTGATGGCGGCCATGCTCGACGAACCGGATCGCTACCCCGAAGCACGGCTGTTCCCCTGCCGCGTGATCGAACGGGCCACACTGCGCATGCGCAGCGACGGACAAACGCTCTAG
- a CDS encoding ABC transporter permease, protein MAVTDTKDERIKETSRFRQALIRPELGGIVGTVAVFTFFLLFAFDSGMFAAQGVMNWGIVSAQFMIIAVGACLLMIAGEFDLSVGSMIGFAGMMIAVFGVVLAWPMWMAIIITFVICLMIGALNGFIVIRTGLPSFIVTLAFLFILRGFTIYIPQTLESKTIIGGIRDAAEGDWLAPIFGGKIGAPIFQWLGDAGIIGVFERGNRMGEPVVDGIPMMMIWALILIVFGHVLLTRTRFGNWIYASGGDAESARNSGVPVNQVKISMFMFTAFCATVFAVCQVMEFGSAGADRGLLKEFEAIIAVVIGGALLTGGYGSVLGAALGALIFGVVQQGLFFAGVESSLFRVFLGIILLGAVVLNTYIRRVITGER, encoded by the coding sequence ATGGCTGTTACTGACACAAAAGACGAACGGATCAAGGAAACCTCGCGGTTTCGCCAAGCGCTGATCCGGCCGGAACTGGGCGGGATCGTCGGCACCGTCGCCGTATTTACCTTCTTTCTCCTTTTTGCCTTCGACAGTGGCATGTTCGCCGCCCAAGGCGTCATGAACTGGGGTATCGTTTCAGCCCAATTCATGATCATCGCCGTCGGTGCCTGTCTGCTGATGATCGCCGGAGAATTCGATCTGTCTGTTGGGTCGATGATCGGCTTTGCCGGCATGATGATTGCCGTTTTCGGCGTCGTGCTGGCCTGGCCGATGTGGATGGCCATCATCATTACCTTTGTAATCTGCCTGATGATCGGGGCGTTGAACGGGTTCATCGTGATCCGCACCGGCCTGCCGTCGTTTATCGTGACGCTGGCCTTTCTGTTCATCCTGCGCGGATTTACGATCTATATTCCGCAAACGCTTGAGAGCAAAACCATCATCGGCGGCATCCGCGATGCAGCCGAGGGCGACTGGCTTGCGCCGATATTCGGCGGCAAAATCGGTGCGCCGATTTTCCAATGGCTTGGTGATGCCGGTATTATCGGTGTCTTCGAACGTGGCAACCGCATGGGCGAGCCGGTCGTGGACGGTATTCCGATGATGATGATCTGGGCATTGATCCTGATCGTATTCGGGCATGTCCTGCTGACGCGCACCCGTTTCGGCAACTGGATCTATGCCTCTGGTGGCGATGCCGAAAGCGCGCGCAATTCGGGTGTTCCGGTCAATCAGGTCAAGATCAGCATGTTCATGTTCACCGCATTCTGCGCGACCGTATTTGCGGTTTGTCAGGTGATGGAGTTCGGTTCTGCCGGTGCCGACCGTGGATTGCTGAAGGAATTCGAGGCGATCATTGCCGTTGTTATCGGTGGTGCGCTTTTGACCGGCGGTTACGGGTCTGTCCTTGGTGCCGCGCTGGGTGCGCTGATCTTTGGCGTTGTCCAGCAGGGTCTGTTCTTTGCAGGTGTCGAAAGTTCGCTGTTCCGCGTGTTCCTTGGCATCATTCTGCTGGGCGCAGTGGTGCTGAACACCTACATCCGCCGCGTCATCACGGGGGAGCGTTGA
- a CDS encoding ATP-binding cassette domain-containing protein, with protein sequence MTTPIIQMKNIEKHFGSVIALAGVSVDVIPGECHCLLGDNGAGKSTFIKTMSGVHQPTAGEILFEGRPMHFHDPRDAMAAGIATVHQHLAMIPLMSVARNFFMGNEPVKKIAGISFFDRKLADDITMSEMQKMGINLRGPDQAVGTLSGGERQTVAIARAVHFGAKVLILDEPTSALGVRQTSNVLATIDKVRKQGVAVVFITHNVRHAMAVGDRFTVLNRGQTLGTAKRGEITPEELQDLMAGGQELATLEGSLGGTV encoded by the coding sequence ATGACCACCCCCATCATCCAGATGAAGAACATCGAAAAGCATTTCGGCAGCGTCATTGCGCTGGCGGGTGTGTCCGTTGATGTAATCCCCGGCGAATGCCATTGCCTGTTGGGTGACAATGGTGCCGGGAAATCGACCTTTATCAAGACAATGTCGGGCGTGCATCAGCCCACAGCAGGTGAAATCCTGTTCGAGGGTCGCCCGATGCATTTTCACGATCCTCGCGATGCCATGGCGGCGGGCATTGCGACCGTCCACCAGCACTTGGCCATGATCCCGCTGATGAGTGTTGCGCGCAATTTCTTCATGGGCAACGAGCCGGTGAAGAAGATCGCCGGGATATCGTTTTTCGACCGCAAGCTGGCGGATGACATCACCATGTCGGAAATGCAGAAGATGGGCATCAACCTGCGCGGCCCCGATCAGGCCGTTGGCACCCTGTCCGGTGGTGAACGCCAGACCGTGGCCATTGCACGTGCTGTGCATTTCGGTGCCAAGGTTCTGATCCTTGACGAACCCACATCGGCCTTGGGTGTGCGCCAGACCTCGAACGTGCTGGCGACCATCGACAAGGTGCGCAAGCAGGGCGTGGCTGTTGTATTCATCACCCACAACGTGCGCCATGCCATGGCTGTCGGTGATCGCTTCACTGTGCTGAACCGTGGCCAGACCCTTGGCACTGCCAAGCGGGGTGAGATCACCCCCGAGGAGTTGCAGGATCTGATGGCGGGCGGTCAGGAACTGGCCACGCTGGAAGGATCACTCGGCGGGACCGTCTAG
- a CDS encoding phosphatase PAP2 family protein yields the protein MFKQLMSVLSLGFALLATQSRANDRLVEVGDFFHQYAQIAAIGYTHMNHGIEGSVGCLAGSIANNEATLFLKKKFNQRRPNGGGHGMPSGHTSRVASSFGCMLGQEGWTTPTLAFGAATLITAYSRVEGDYHTPKQVFVGAVLGTTFGYLGTQHLYVAPNEIQMTIPLGGHVATGPEVSANARKSLIAFANNR from the coding sequence GTGTTCAAACAACTTATGTCGGTCTTATCCTTGGGCTTTGCGCTATTGGCTACCCAAAGCCGGGCGAATGACAGGCTGGTCGAAGTCGGCGATTTCTTCCATCAATACGCGCAGATTGCTGCCATAGGATATACGCATATGAACCATGGCATCGAAGGTTCGGTCGGTTGCCTTGCAGGCAGCATAGCGAACAATGAGGCTACTTTATTTCTTAAGAAAAAGTTCAATCAACGACGGCCAAACGGGGGTGGCCATGGCATGCCGTCAGGACATACCTCGCGCGTGGCGTCTTCATTCGGTTGCATGCTTGGACAAGAAGGCTGGACAACGCCGACACTTGCATTCGGCGCTGCAACCCTCATCACCGCCTATTCCCGGGTCGAGGGCGATTATCACACGCCCAAACAGGTGTTCGTCGGCGCGGTCCTCGGCACCACATTTGGCTATCTCGGCACACAACATCTGTATGTCGCACCGAATGAAATCCAGATGACAATTCCACTCGGGGGACATGTCGCAACAGGCCCAGAGGTTTCCGCAAATGCCCGCAAGAGCCTGATCGCTTTTGCCAACAACCGCTAA
- a CDS encoding sugar ABC transporter substrate-binding protein, giving the protein MKSLMKKMMLTAALVASPLMASADAHGDDLTYILVSHAPDSDTWWNTIKNGIALAGDQVGVSVEYRNPPTGDIADMARIIEQAAASSPDGIITTLADFDVLQGPITAAVDQGIDVIIMNTGTPEQAREVGALMYVGQPEYDAGFAAGQRAAGEGVTKFLCVNHAIQQPTVGERCRGYADGLGIELGDAMMDSGTDPAEIKNKVLAYLSANPDVDGILTLGPVSADPTIAALQENGMAGDIHFGTFDLGEEIVKGIKDGTINWGIDQQPFLQAYMPVVILANWDRYGVLPGNNINSGPGFVTKDGLAKVEEFAGEFR; this is encoded by the coding sequence ATGAAATCGCTTATGAAGAAGATGATGTTGACGGCGGCGCTGGTTGCGTCCCCGTTGATGGCGTCCGCAGACGCGCACGGCGACGACCTGACATACATTCTGGTCAGCCACGCACCCGACAGTGACACGTGGTGGAACACGATCAAGAACGGCATCGCTTTGGCCGGTGATCAGGTCGGCGTCAGTGTCGAATATCGCAACCCGCCTACCGGTGATATCGCCGACATGGCGCGCATCATTGAACAGGCCGCAGCGTCCAGCCCGGATGGCATCATCACGACCCTTGCCGATTTCGATGTGCTGCAAGGGCCAATTACTGCCGCTGTCGATCAGGGCATCGACGTCATCATCATGAACACCGGTACACCGGAACAGGCCCGCGAAGTGGGCGCGCTGATGTATGTCGGCCAGCCGGAATATGACGCAGGCTTTGCTGCTGGTCAGCGCGCTGCAGGCGAAGGTGTCACAAAGTTCCTGTGCGTGAACCACGCCATCCAGCAGCCCACCGTGGGCGAGCGCTGCCGCGGTTATGCCGATGGTCTGGGCATCGAACTGGGTGATGCAATGATGGATTCCGGCACCGACCCGGCGGAAATCAAGAACAAGGTTCTGGCCTATCTGTCAGCTAATCCTGACGTCGATGGTATTCTGACGCTGGGCCCTGTGTCCGCTGATCCAACGATTGCTGCACTGCAAGAAAATGGCATGGCCGGTGACATCCACTTTGGCACGTTCGATCTGGGCGAAGAGATCGTCAAAGGCATCAAGGACGGCACTATCAACTGGGGCATCGACCAGCAGCCATTCCTGCAGGCCTATATGCCTGTCGTGATCCTGGCCAACTGGGACCGCTACGGCGTTCTGCCCGGCAACAACATCAACTCTGGCCCCGGCTTTGTCACCAAGGACGGTCTTGCCAAGGTTGAAGAGTTCGCAGGCGAATTCCGCTAG
- a CDS encoding GcvT family protein: protein MRTEAKAVVIGGGVIGCSILYHLAKLGWSDVVLLERDELTSGSTWHAAANIHGLHDSTNISRIQHYTMNLYKELEEETGQSCGVFQPGSLYLAQTEERVHQLRLQAAKARLYSMNFYEISIEKAQELNPLVDFSGVKCVMYEPDGGNVDPSGVTNAYAVGARQRGAEINRFTPVTATQAQPDGTWIVKTPKGDIRTDWVVNAAGLWGREVAALAGITLPLQPTEHQYFVTETIPEVTAMGRRLPSVSDRDGEYYLRQEGQGLLVGAYEKDVRFWAEEGTPLDFAHDLFADDLDRIEENMMNAINRVPVVGNAGIKRVINGPMIWSPDSNVLFGPVPELDNYFCCNGIIPGFSQSGGMGLQAAQWIIQGESQYDMFGWDMARFDDWADKAFTKARVEDSYAHRFAIHFPNEERSAGRPARTRPIYDLQKEMGAVFGLNGGWEHPLWFADAPGTKDTNGFTRQNWWGPVGEECRKLRSHAGIIDISNFAKYRCSGPGAAEWLNAIFANNMPTTVGRSCLTPLIGVRGGIAGDFTVTKTGADDFWIIGSGMAERYHKRFFKQVPLPTDTTFESLTTATCGFNIAGPKSREMLQRLTNTSLATADFPFMRSQTITLAGVDVLALRVSFTGDLGWELHCKSDDQAKLYAALLEVGKDVGAVPVGSRALMALRIEKGYGSWSREYSPEYWPQEVGLDRLCKLDKDFLNKAACVGNLQKQAREQLVILQLDEADTLKSNADATGGEPIFKDGKGIGRVTSGAYGYTVGMSLALGFVKDAGAGDRVDVMVLGQPHKATILARPPFDPDGAILRG from the coding sequence ATGCGCACTGAAGCCAAAGCCGTCGTGATCGGCGGCGGGGTCATCGGCTGTTCGATCCTCTACCATCTTGCGAAACTGGGCTGGTCCGATGTTGTCCTGCTGGAACGCGACGAACTGACAAGCGGGTCAACGTGGCACGCGGCGGCCAATATTCACGGGCTGCATGACAGCACGAACATCAGCCGCATCCAGCACTACACGATGAACCTCTATAAAGAGCTGGAAGAAGAAACAGGCCAGTCCTGCGGAGTATTTCAACCCGGCTCGCTCTATCTGGCGCAAACAGAGGAACGCGTGCACCAACTGCGGCTGCAGGCGGCCAAGGCCAGGCTTTACAGCATGAATTTCTACGAGATCTCGATCGAAAAGGCGCAGGAACTGAACCCGCTCGTCGATTTTTCTGGCGTGAAATGCGTGATGTACGAACCTGACGGCGGCAATGTGGACCCGTCCGGTGTCACGAACGCCTACGCGGTCGGGGCACGCCAGCGCGGAGCGGAAATCAACCGCTTCACGCCCGTGACAGCCACCCAAGCCCAACCCGATGGCACATGGATTGTCAAAACGCCCAAGGGCGACATCCGCACGGATTGGGTGGTGAATGCCGCCGGTCTCTGGGGGCGCGAAGTCGCGGCACTGGCCGGAATCACGCTGCCGCTGCAACCCACCGAACATCAGTATTTCGTCACCGAAACCATCCCCGAAGTCACGGCCATGGGGCGCCGTCTGCCATCCGTGTCAGACCGCGACGGCGAATACTACTTGCGCCAGGAAGGGCAGGGGTTGCTGGTCGGGGCCTATGAAAAAGACGTGCGCTTTTGGGCGGAAGAAGGAACGCCACTGGACTTCGCGCATGACCTTTTCGCAGACGATCTGGACCGGATCGAAGAAAACATGATGAACGCGATCAACCGTGTGCCAGTGGTCGGGAACGCGGGGATCAAGCGGGTCATCAACGGGCCAATGATCTGGTCCCCCGATTCCAACGTGCTCTTCGGGCCGGTGCCGGAACTGGACAATTACTTTTGCTGTAACGGCATCATCCCGGGGTTCAGCCAGTCGGGTGGCATGGGGCTGCAAGCAGCACAATGGATCATCCAGGGCGAAAGCCAGTACGACATGTTCGGCTGGGACATGGCGCGGTTTGATGACTGGGCAGACAAGGCGTTCACCAAGGCGCGGGTTGAGGACAGCTATGCGCACCGTTTCGCGATCCATTTCCCGAACGAAGAACGCAGCGCCGGACGCCCCGCCCGCACACGCCCCATCTATGACTTGCAAAAGGAAATGGGCGCGGTCTTCGGTTTAAATGGCGGCTGGGAACACCCGCTTTGGTTCGCGGACGCACCGGGCACCAAAGACACGAACGGCTTCACCCGCCAGAACTGGTGGGGACCCGTGGGCGAAGAATGCCGCAAGCTGCGCAGCCACGCCGGCATCATCGACATTTCGAATTTTGCAAAATACCGCTGCAGCGGTCCGGGGGCGGCAGAGTGGCTGAACGCGATCTTCGCCAACAACATGCCAACGACCGTCGGGCGGTCATGCCTTACGCCGCTGATCGGCGTGCGCGGCGGGATTGCAGGGGATTTCACTGTCACCAAAACGGGCGCGGACGACTTCTGGATCATCGGCTCGGGCATGGCCGAACGCTATCACAAGCGCTTCTTCAAGCAGGTTCCACTGCCAACCGATACAACCTTTGAAAGCCTCACAACCGCCACGTGCGGCTTTAATATCGCCGGGCCGAAATCGCGCGAGATGCTGCAAAGGCTGACGAATACCTCGCTGGCCACTGCCGATTTCCCCTTCATGCGCAGCCAGACGATCACGCTCGCCGGGGTCGATGTGCTGGCGCTGCGCGTGTCCTTCACCGGCGATCTGGGCTGGGAACTGCATTGCAAGTCTGACGATCAGGCAAAGCTTTACGCGGCTCTTCTGGAGGTTGGCAAAGACGTCGGTGCCGTGCCCGTCGGCAGCCGGGCGCTCATGGCGCTGCGCATCGAAAAAGGCTACGGATCCTGGAGCCGTGAATACTCGCCCGAATACTGGCCGCAAGAGGTTGGACTGGACCGGCTTTGCAAGCTGGACAAGGATTTCCTGAACAAGGCGGCCTGCGTGGGGAACCTTCAAAAGCAGGCGCGTGAACAGCTGGTCATTCTGCAACTCGACGAAGCGGACACGCTGAAATCAAACGCCGATGCGACTGGCGGCGAACCGATCTTCAAGGACGGCAAGGGGATCGGGCGAGTGACCTCCGGGGCCTATGGTTACACGGTCGGCATGTCACTGGCACTCGGGTTCGTCAAAGACGCAGGCGCAGGCGACAGGGTCGACGTCATGGTGCTGGGGCAGCCGCACAAGGCCACGATCCTTGCCCGGCCACCCTTTGATCCTGACGGCGCCATCCTGCGCGGCTAG
- a CDS encoding Gfo/Idh/MocA family protein, producing MAKLNWGMIGGGEGSQIGPAHRLGAQADGLFAFTAGALDHRAEAGRAYAQRLGIAPDRAYGDWREMLDGEKARDDKVDLVTVATPNATHFEITKAFLEAGFNVLCEKPMTMTVEEGEEIVRVAEKTGKICAVNYCYSAYPMVRQARAMVRAGEIGKVRLVVTAFSHGHHGDATDADNPRVRWRYDPAMAGVSGQFADCGIHALHMASFICDDEVETLSADFASTIPSRELEDDAMVNFRMSGGTVGRLWTSSVAIGRQHGFEIQVFGETGGLKWFSEQPNQLIYTPVKGRTQIIEKGEGGLHEDAQRLSRVSIAHPEGFPLAVANIYCDLADAIRGETRDGLPNAAAGVRSMAAVHTAVASAKAGGAWMDARPGMFR from the coding sequence ATGGCAAAACTGAACTGGGGGATGATCGGCGGCGGCGAAGGGAGCCAGATCGGCCCCGCCCACCGTCTTGGCGCGCAAGCCGACGGGCTGTTCGCATTCACGGCCGGTGCGCTGGATCACCGTGCCGAGGCGGGCCGCGCCTATGCGCAGCGGCTTGGGATCGCGCCGGATCGGGCCTATGGCGACTGGCGCGAAATGCTGGACGGCGAAAAGGCGCGCGATGACAAGGTTGATCTGGTCACGGTCGCGACCCCTAACGCCACCCACTTCGAGATCACCAAAGCCTTCCTTGAAGCCGGGTTCAACGTGCTGTGCGAAAAGCCGATGACCATGACCGTAGAGGAAGGCGAAGAGATCGTCCGCGTTGCCGAAAAGACCGGCAAGATCTGCGCTGTCAATTACTGCTATTCCGCTTATCCGATGGTGCGTCAGGCGCGCGCCATGGTCCGTGCGGGCGAGATCGGCAAGGTGCGTCTTGTCGTCACCGCCTTCAGCCACGGCCATCATGGTGACGCGACAGATGCGGACAATCCGCGCGTGCGCTGGCGCTATGATCCTGCGATGGCAGGCGTGTCGGGGCAGTTCGCCGATTGCGGCATCCACGCGCTGCACATGGCGAGCTTCATCTGTGATGATGAGGTCGAAACGCTGTCCGCCGATTTCGCATCAACGATCCCAAGCCGCGAATTGGAAGACGACGCGATGGTCAATTTCCGCATGTCGGGCGGGACCGTCGGGCGGCTTTGGACATCGTCCGTCGCGATTGGTCGCCAGCACGGGTTTGAAATCCAGGTCTTCGGGGAAACCGGCGGGCTGAAGTGGTTTTCAGAACAGCCCAACCAGCTGATCTATACCCCCGTCAAAGGCCGCACCCAGATCATCGAAAAGGGCGAAGGCGGGCTTCATGAAGACGCGCAGCGCCTGTCCCGCGTGTCGATTGCGCACCCCGAAGGATTTCCGCTGGCCGTCGCCAACATCTATTGCGATCTGGCCGACGCAATTCGGGGCGAGACCCGCGACGGTCTGCCAAACGCAGCCGCAGGCGTGCGGTCCATGGCGGCAGTGCATACAGCAGTTGCGTCCGCGAAGGCGGGTGGTGCGTGGATGGATGCAAGGCCGGGGATGTTTCGGTAG
- a CDS encoding sugar phosphate isomerase/epimerase family protein has protein sequence MTIKIGNAPCSWGIEFASDPSYPTWQSVLDQCAAAGYKGIELGPIGYMPEDPAVLAPALADRDLAIIGGVVFRPFHDADKWDEVLDASVRTCKALIAHGAQHLVLIDSISPRRAPTAGRADEAEQMETAEWAAFRDRIATIARMGAEEYGLTVGIHAHAAGFLDFEPELERLLDEVDEDILKICFDTGHHSYAGYDPVAFMKRHMDRISYMHFKDIDPAVKADVVEKRTDFYKACGQGIFCNLGKGDVDFPAVRQVLLDHGFEGWCTVEQDCDPSLPGTPLEDAKANRAYLQSIGF, from the coding sequence ATGACGATCAAGATCGGCAACGCCCCATGTTCCTGGGGCATCGAATTTGCCTCCGATCCTTCTTATCCGACGTGGCAGTCGGTTTTGGATCAATGCGCGGCGGCGGGTTACAAGGGGATCGAACTGGGCCCGATCGGCTATATGCCGGAGGATCCTGCAGTGCTTGCGCCAGCATTGGCAGATCGGGATCTGGCGATTATCGGGGGCGTCGTTTTCCGCCCGTTTCACGATGCAGACAAATGGGACGAGGTGCTGGATGCATCCGTGCGGACCTGCAAAGCCTTGATCGCGCATGGCGCGCAACACCTTGTTTTGATTGACAGTATTTCGCCCCGGCGCGCACCCACTGCAGGGCGTGCAGATGAGGCCGAGCAGATGGAAACCGCCGAATGGGCGGCCTTTCGCGACCGGATCGCCACCATCGCCAGAATGGGGGCCGAGGAATACGGGCTGACCGTGGGCATCCACGCCCATGCCGCGGGCTTTCTGGACTTTGAGCCGGAACTGGAACGTCTGCTGGACGAGGTCGATGAGGACATCTTGAAAATCTGCTTTGACACGGGGCATCATTCCTATGCGGGCTATGATCCCGTTGCCTTTATGAAGCGGCATATGGACCGTATTTCCTATATGCATTTCAAAGACATAGACCCGGCCGTCAAAGCGGACGTCGTGGAAAAGCGGACCGATTTCTACAAGGCCTGCGGGCAAGGCATCTTCTGCAATCTGGGCAAGGGCGACGTTGATTTTCCGGCTGTTCGTCAGGTGCTGCTGGACCACGGATTTGAAGGGTGGTGCACGGTAGAACAGGACTGCGACCCGTCCCTGCCCGGCACCCCGCTTGAGGATGCGAAAGCGAACCGCGCCTACCTGCAATCCATCGGATTTTAG
- a CDS encoding helix-turn-helix transcriptional regulator, producing the protein MGKRNIVVIALPALAFAVVCGVDILRETDAWDPVEVGLDVAETAMLVLLIIAVAWSVQRISSVDEEQRAIQDYFTRRTARGETWRAERAAEIAAMGDAITREFKAWGLTSAEMDVAGLLLKGASMKEIAIARETSEATIRQQAQSMYRKSGLSGRVELSAYFLDSLLGEAEKLGNAKLSVVVSE; encoded by the coding sequence TTGGGCAAGCGAAATATTGTTGTGATTGCGTTGCCTGCACTGGCATTCGCTGTTGTTTGCGGTGTCGATATTCTTCGCGAAACTGACGCTTGGGATCCTGTCGAAGTCGGTTTGGATGTCGCGGAAACGGCAATGCTCGTTTTGCTTATCATTGCGGTGGCCTGGTCTGTGCAACGCATTTCAAGCGTCGATGAAGAGCAGCGCGCCATTCAGGATTATTTTACAAGACGCACCGCTCGCGGTGAAACTTGGCGCGCCGAACGTGCAGCAGAAATCGCGGCAATGGGCGACGCGATCACGCGCGAGTTCAAGGCGTGGGGCTTAACATCGGCAGAAATGGACGTGGCTGGCCTATTGTTGAAAGGCGCGTCGATGAAAGAAATCGCCATTGCGCGCGAGACATCGGAAGCAACGATCCGTCAGCAAGCACAAAGCATGTATCGCAAATCAGGTTTGTCTGGGCGCGTCGAGTTATCTGCATATTTCCTCGACAGTTTGCTTGGCGAAGCCGAGAAACTGGGCAACGCAAAGCTGAGTGTTGTGGTGTCGGAATAG
- a CDS encoding SH3 domain-containing protein, with protein sequence MKRIIIPAAFVGVLLSGCAGVVGERAVVTGTGPDDLLKLRAGPGLGFNVVLGLPDGTALNKQDCVTELGQRWCKVSLAGAPQVSGYVSADYLRER encoded by the coding sequence ATGAAACGTATCATCATTCCCGCCGCTTTTGTCGGCGTGCTTTTGTCGGGCTGTGCCGGGGTTGTCGGGGAGCGGGCTGTTGTGACCGGCACCGGTCCGGACGACTTGCTGAAGCTGCGTGCGGGGCCTGGTCTTGGGTTCAATGTCGTGCTGGGCTTGCCTGATGGCACCGCGCTGAACAAGCAGGATTGCGTGACCGAGTTGGGGCAGCGCTGGTGCAAGGTGTCCCTCGCCGGTGCGCCGCAGGTCAGCGGCTATGTTTCGGCCGATTATCTGCGCGAGCGCTAG